From Macaca fascicularis isolate 582-1 chromosome 14, T2T-MFA8v1.1, a single genomic window includes:
- the ACP2 gene encoding lysosomal acid phosphatase, whose translation MAGKRSGWSRAALLQLLLGANLMVMPPTQARSLRFVTLLYRHGDRSPVKTYPKDPYQEEEWPQGFGQLTKEGMLQHWELGQALRQRYHGFLNTSYHRQEVYVRSTDFDRTLMSAEANLAGLFPPNGMQRFNPNISWQPIPVHTVPITEDRLLKFPLGPCPRYEQLQNETRKTPEYQNESSRNAQFLDMVANETGLTDLTLETVWNVYDTLFCEQTHGLHLPPWASPQTMQRLSRLKDFSFRFLFGIYQQAEKARLQGGVLLAQIRKNLTLMATTSQLPKLLVYSAHDTTLVALQMALDVYNGEQAPYASCHIFELYQEDSGNFSVEMYFRNESDKAPWPLSLPGCPHRCPLQDFLHLTEPVVPKDWQQECQLASGPADTEVIVALAVCGSILFLLIVLLLTVLFRMQAQPPGYRHVADGEDHA comes from the exons ATGGCGGGCAAGCGGTCCGGCTGGAGCCGTGCGGCTCTCCTCCAGCTCCTTCTCGGCGCGAACCTGATGGTGATGCCGCCCACCCAGGCCCGGAGTCTGCGCTTCGTTACCTTG CTGTACCGCCATGGAGACCGTTCACCAGTGAAGACATATCCCAAGGACCCCTACCAGGAAGAAGAATGGCCCCAGGGGTTTGGTCAATTAACCAAG GAGGGGATGCTACAGCACTGGGAGCTGGGCCAGGCCCTGCGGCAGCGCTATCATGGCTTCCTAAACACCTCTTATCACCGGCAAGAG GTTTATGTGCGAAGCACAGACTTTGACCGGACTCTCATGAGTGCTGAGGCCAACCTGGCTGGACTCTTCCCTCCCAACGGGATGCAGCGCTTCAACCCGAACATCTCGTGGCAGCCTATCCCTGTGCACACTGTGCCCATCACTGAGGACAGG CTGCTGAAGTTCCCGTTGGGCCCATGTCCCCGTTATGAGCAGCTGCAGAATGAGACCCGGAAGACACCAGAGTATCAGAACGAGAGTTCTCGGAATGCA CAATTTCTGGACATGGTGGCCAACGAGACAGGGCTTACAGACCTGACACTGGAGACTGTCTGGAATGTCTATGACACACTCTTCTGTGAG CAAACGCACGGGCTGCACCTGCCGCCCTGGGCCTCACCCCAAACCATGCAGCGTCTCAGCCGGCTAAAGGACTTCAGCTTCCGCTTCCTCTTCGGAATCTACCAGCAGGCGGAGAAGGCCCGGCTTCAGGGGG GAGTCCTGCTGGCTCAGATAAGGAAGAACCTGACCCTAATGGCGACCACCTCCCAGCTCCCCAAGCTGCTGGTTTACTCCGCG CACGACACTACCCTGGTTGCCCTGCAAATGGCACTGGACGTCTACAATGGCGAACAAGCCCCCTATGCCTCCTGCCACATATTTGAACTGTACCAGGAAGATTCTGG GAATTTCTCAGTGGAGATGTACTTTCGGAACGAGAGTGACAAGGCCCCCTGGCCGCTCAGCCTGCCTGGCTGCCCTCACCGCTGCCCACTGCAGGACTTCCTTCACCTCACGGAGCCCGTCGTGCCCAAGGACTGGCAGCAGGAGTGCCAGCTGGCAAGCGGTCCTGCAGACACAG AAGTGATCGTGGCCTTGGCTGTATGTGGctccatcctcttcctcctcatagTGCTGCTCCTCACCGTCCTCTTCCGGATGCAGGCCCAGCCTCCTGGCTACCGCCACGTCGCAGATGGGGAGGACCATGCCTGA